In Desulfomonile tiedjei DSM 6799, a genomic segment contains:
- a CDS encoding ABC transporter ATP-binding protein translates to MSLLEVNGLVKRFRGLMALSDLSFSVEQGEIAGIIGPNGAGKTTAFNCITGFTAVDAGSITLSGTPLRGKKPHEIVNHGLSRTWQLVRPFFGMRVIEALYVPSYCRRSRSSPEVSDDVESRIARTAESLGLTDRLDDWVDNLNQGELRLLDIARAMVTNPLILLLDEPFSGLSHREIARISATVQALNSDGLTVLIIEHRLRELMKMVHKVVVVNFGRKIAQGTPAEVVKEPQVIEAYLGRKGVDLGLA, encoded by the coding sequence TTCTCGGTGGAGCAGGGTGAAATTGCAGGCATAATCGGGCCGAACGGCGCCGGAAAGACGACAGCGTTCAACTGCATCACAGGATTTACCGCCGTTGATGCCGGGTCTATAACATTGTCCGGCACGCCGCTGAGGGGCAAGAAACCTCACGAAATTGTGAATCACGGCCTTTCACGAACCTGGCAACTGGTACGCCCTTTCTTCGGAATGAGGGTGATCGAGGCTCTCTATGTACCATCGTATTGCCGACGTTCAAGATCCTCTCCGGAAGTTTCTGACGACGTAGAATCCCGCATCGCCCGCACAGCGGAATCACTTGGCCTGACGGATCGGCTCGACGACTGGGTAGATAATCTCAATCAGGGTGAATTGCGCCTGCTGGATATTGCTCGAGCAATGGTGACCAATCCTTTAATCCTCCTGCTGGATGAGCCGTTTTCCGGTTTGTCGCACAGAGAAATCGCCAGAATATCGGCCACAGTGCAGGCTCTCAACAGTGACGGTCTTACTGTGCTGATTATAGAGCATCGATTACGTGAACTGATGAAGATGGTGCACAAAGTCGTGGTGGTCAACTTCGGTCGAAAGATAGCCCAGGGAACTCCCGCTGAGGTGGTAAAGGAACCGCAGGTTATCGAGGCCTATCTGGGAAGAAAAGGAGTCGATCTTGGCCTGGCTTGA